The Procambarus clarkii isolate CNS0578487 chromosome 76, FALCON_Pclarkii_2.0, whole genome shotgun sequence genome includes a window with the following:
- the LOC138357218 gene encoding uncharacterized protein has translation MTERGCQMLLATVAATVAMAALTTSARGKIDFRYPDAIVKPRVKCLREGVFPHPRNCTWYYRCVDRMNVGFFWTSYFECEPGTVFSDDLDQCVFPHLVRPPCGTYNLPVSTNPPTTLPPTTTTTTTTTLPITASTIKTQPTTTTSPVNLPCKFNDDDSCAVYEPCFPDTERRILCRGCYVGRLQVFIEAAVVCNRDNHLIEKSTSKCFLDPAKVANCLTATTPKTTTTPKTTTTTTTTTSTTPPTTALSITTTTTSPVNLPCKFNDDDSCAVYEPCFPDTERRILCRGCYVGRLQVFIEAAVVCNRDNHLIEKSTNRCFLDPASKSILIVNQPFNQSTYE, from the exons ATGACGGAGCGGGGTTGCCAGATGCTGCTGGCGACTGTGGCGGCGACGGTGGCAATGGCAGCGCTGACAACTTCTGCCAGAGGCAAAATAG ACTTTCGCTACCCCGATGCTATAGTGAAGCCGAGAGTGAAGTGTTTGAGAGAGGGAGTCTTCCCTCACCCCAGGAATTGTACGTGGTACTACAG GTGCGTGGACAGGATGAACGTGGGCTTCTTCTGGACGAGTTACTTCGAGTGTGAGCCGGGGACGGTGTTCTCAGACGATCTGGATCAGTGTGTGTTCCCGCACCTGGTGAGGCCTCCTTGTGGTACCTACAACCTCCCAGTCTCCACCAACCCACCGACTACACTTccccccacaactaccaccacaaccaccacaactctaCCTATCACAGCTTCAACTATCAAGACACAACCGACAACCACCACGAGCCCCGTTAACCTGCCTTGTAAGTTTAACGACGACGACAGCTGCGCGGTCTACGAGCCGTGCTTCCCCGACACGGAGCGCCGGATACTCTGCCGTGGCTGTTATGTCGGCAGGTTGCAGGTGTTCATCGAGGCGGCGGTCGTCTGCAACAGGGACAACCACCTCATCGAGAAGAGTACCAGCAAATGCTTCCTTGATCCTGCTA AAGTAGCCAACTGCTTAACTGCCACCACACCTAAAACTACCACTACACctaaaactaccaccaccaccacaaccaccaccagtaccactccgCCTACCACAGCACTGTCGATTACGACAACCACCACGAGCCCCGTTAACCTGCCCTGTAAGTTTAACGACGACGACAGCTGCGCGGTCTACGAGCCGTGCTTCCCCGACACGGAGCGCCGGATACTTTGCCGTGGCTGTTACGTCGGCAGGTTGCAGGTGTTCATCGAGGCGGCGGTCGTCTGCAACAGGGACAACCACCTCATCGAGAAGAGTACCAACAGATGCTTCCTCGACCCTGCTAGTAAGTCAATCCTGATAGTAAATCAACCCTTTAATCAATCCACTTACGAGTAA